In bacterium, the DNA window CCTCCCAGAATTCGCGCGCCGGGGAGAGCTTGGTGGCGACCTTGTAGCCCTTGTCCTTGAGGACGCCGATGAGTTTCTCGGTGGTCGCTTTCTGGGCCTCATCGAGATAGAAAACTTCGGAACGGTACTGGTCGCCGATGTCCGGCCCCTGACGGTCCACCTGAGTGGGGTCATGGATTTCAAAGAACAGCTTGGCGAGCGTCTCGAATGAGGTCTTGGCGGGATCGAAGACCACTTCGACCGCTTCGGCGTGGCCGGTGCCATGGTCGCAGACTTCGCCATAGGTCGGGTTCGGTGTGTGACCGCCCATGTAGCCGACGCGGGTGGAAAGCACGCCCGGCGCCTGCTGCAGCAGGTATTCGGTCCCCCAGAAGCAACCGCCGGCGAAGTAGGCCTTCTCGGTCTTCACTTCGGCGGTCGCCGACGCGGGAATAAACTTCAGCGAGATCGAGTTGACGCAGTGCCGCGTGTCCTTGGGCGTGAAGCCCTCGCCTTCGAAGACGTGGCCGAGATGGCCGCCGCAACGGGCGCAGGTGATCTCGGTGCGCAGGCCATCGGCGTCGACGGTGCGTTTGACCGCGCCGGGAATCTCATCATCGAAACTGGGCCAGCCGCAGCCGGAATCGAACTTGTCGGCGGAGCGGTAAAGCGGGGCATCGCACTGCCTGCACACATAGGTGCCCGTTTCCTTGTGCTTGTAGAATTCGCCGGTGAAGGGCATCTCGGTGCCCTTGTTGACGATCACGCGCCGCTCCTCGGCGGTGAGGGGATTGAGCTTCACACCAGTCTCCTTGCCGGCCGTCGGTTCGACGGCCCGCATATCGGGTGAGGAAACAAACGCCTTGAACAAGACGACCAGGATGGCGATCAAGCCGACCGTCAGCCCAATTCTGCGTGTTGCCATGCCGCCTGCCTCCGCGCCGCGGGGATACCGCCCGGCGCACCCCTCAGAACCGCGGCAAAATCGGACGTGTTCCGGGCAAATTCGGCTGTCTCATGGCACCCGGCCGAGCGTCTTC includes these proteins:
- a CDS encoding bifunctional methionine sulfoxide reductase B/A protein: MRAVEPTAGKETGVKLNPLTAEERRVIVNKGTEMPFTGEFYKHKETGTYVCRQCDAPLYRSADKFDSGCGWPSFDDEIPGAVKRTVDADGLRTEITCARCGGHLGHVFEGEGFTPKDTRHCVNSISLKFIPASATAEVKTEKAYFAGGCFWGTEYLLQQAPGVLSTRVGYMGGHTPNPTYGEVCDHGTGHAEAVEVVFDPAKTSFETLAKLFFEIHDPTQVDRQGPDIGDQYRSEVFYLDEAQKATTEKLIGVLKDKGYKVATKLSPAREFWEAEDYHQDYYVKTGKTPYCHIYTRRF